The following are from one region of the Aspergillus chevalieri M1 DNA, chromosome 1, nearly complete sequence genome:
- a CDS encoding uncharacterized protein (COG:O;~EggNog:ENOG410PKP1;~InterPro:IPR005442,IPR036249,IPR040079,IPR036282, IPR010987,IPR004045;~PFAM:PF13409,PF13417,PF02798;~go_component: GO:0005737 - cytoplasm [Evidence IEA];~go_function: GO:0004364 - glutathione transferase activity [Evidence IEA];~go_function: GO:0005515 - protein binding [Evidence IEA];~go_process: GO:0006749 - glutathione metabolic process [Evidence IEA]) — protein sequence MPPPDADLHPEASGTAKALVEKHSAEQPLKLYAGWFCPFVQRAWLALEEKQIPYQYIEVNPYHKPQSLLSLNPRGLVPTLSVPHNGASKPLYESPVILEYLEEAYPEHNPRLLPEGPYERARVRIWVDYVTSRIIPAFHRFLQFQEGQSTSSIDTLRSEFLNHIKEWTKEAHPDGPFFLGKDISVPDLVLAPWAIRLWIFDEFKDGGLGLPAEGQGGEDEGVWSRWRKWLAAVEARPSIQQTTSEKEFYIPIYKRYADNTAESELAKATRAGRGVP from the exons ATGCCCCCGCCAGATGCTGATCTCCACCCCGAAGCGTCAGGGACAGCCAAAGCCCTGGTTGAGAAACACAGCGCGGAGCAACCATTGAAGCTATATGCGGGATGGTTCTGTCCATTTG TCCAACGCGCCTGGCTCGCCCTCGAGGAGAAGCAAATCCCTTATCAATACATTGAAGTCAACCCATACCACAAACCACAGTCCCTCCTCTCGTTGAATCCGCGTGGTCTCGTACCGACACTCTCTGTTCCCCATAATGGCGCATCAAAGCCGCTTTACGAGTCTCCTGTCATTCTCGAATACCTTGAAGAAGCGTATCCAGAGCACAACCCGCGTCTCCTCCCCGAGGGTCCGTACGAAAGGGCTCGCGTGCGGATTTGGGTTGACTATGTGACTTCACGAATCATCCCAGCATTCCACCGCTTTCTCCAGTTCCAGGAGGGTCAGAGCACAAGCAGCATAGACACCCTGCGCAGCGAATTCCTAAACCACATTAAAGAATGGACAAAAGAGGCCCATCCTGACGGCCCATTCTTCCTAGGAAAAGACATCAGTGTCCCTGATCTAGTTTTAGCACCATGGGCAATTCGGCTGTGGATCTTCGACGAGTTCAAGGACGGAGGATTAGGTCTCCCCGCTGAAGGACAAGGGGGTGAGGATGAGGGTGTTTGGAGTCGGTGGAGGAAGTGGTTGGCGGCTGTTGAGGCAAGACCCAGTATTCAGCAGACGACGAGTGAGAAAGAGTTTTATATTCCAATTTATAAGCGGTATGCGGATAATACGGCGGAGAGTGAGTTGGCTAAGGCTACTAGGGCTGGGAGGGGGGTTCCGTGA